The proteins below are encoded in one region of Loxodonta africana isolate mLoxAfr1 chromosome 5, mLoxAfr1.hap2, whole genome shotgun sequence:
- the LOC100670349 gene encoding UDP-glucuronosyltransferase 2B31-like isoform X4 translates to MSMKRISLLLIQLSCCFNCGTCGKVLVWPTDYSHWINMKTILDELIQRGHEVTVLTSSASILIDPNTPSAIKFEVYPTVLTKDDLEILFVEWIRKLTYDLPKDTFWTYFSQIQEIEREYSDCIQRLCKDVVFNKKLMMKLQQSRFDIVLADTLVPCGRPTTLYETMGKAEIWLIRTYWDFEFPRPFLPHFDFVGGLHCKSANPLPKEIEEFVQSSGKHGVVVFTLGSMVSNVTEERAHTIASALAQIPQKVVWRFDGKKPDNLGPNTRLYKWIPQNDLLGHSKTKAFITHGGTNGIYEAIYHGIPMVGIPLFADQPDNIVRMKAKGAAVSLDLNTMTSTDLLNALKTVINDPSYKENAMRLSAIHHDQPVKPLDRAVFWIEFVMRHKGAKHLRPAALSLTWYQYHSLDVIGFLLACVAIVSFLVLKCCLFGYQKYFKTEKKKKRE, encoded by the exons ATGTCTATGAAACGGATTTCACTTCTGCTAATACAACTGAGTTGTTGCTTTAACTGTGGAACTTGTGGAAAAGTGCTGGTGTGGCCAACAGACTATAGTCATTGGATCAATATGAAGACAATACTGGATGAACTTATTCAGAGGGGTCATGAGGTGACTGTTCTAACATCTTCAGCTTCCATTCTAATTGACCCCAACACACCATCTGCTATTAAATTTGAGGTTTATCCTACTGTTCTGACTAAAGATGATTTGGAGATTCTTTTTGTGGAATGGATCAGGAAATTGACATATGATCTGCCAAAAGACACATTTTGGACATATTTTTCACAAATACAAGAAATTGAGAGGGAATATTCTGATTGCATTCAAAGGCTCTGTAAAGATGTAGTTTTCAACAAGAAACTAATGATGaaattacaacaatcaagattTGATATCGTTTTGGCAGATACCCTTGTTCCTTGTG gAAGACCCACTACATTATATGAGACAATGGGGAAAGCTGAAATATGGCTCATTCGAACTTATTGGGATTTTGAGTTTCCTCGCCCATTCTTGCCACATTTTGATTTTGTTGGAGGGCTCCACTGCAAATCTGCCAATCCCTTGCCTAAG GAAATAGAAGAGTTTGTCCAGAGCTCTGGAAAACATGGTGTTGTGGTGTTTACTCTTGGGTCAATGGTCAGTAATGTCACAGAAGAAAGAGCCCATACAATTGCATCAGCTCTTGCTCAAATTCCACAAAAG GTGGTGTGGCGATTTGATGGCAAGAAACCAGATAACTTAGGACCCAATACAAGACTCTATAAGTGGATTCCCCAGAATGACCTCCTTG GTCATTCAAAGACCAAAGCTTTTATAACTCATGGTGGAACTAATGGCATCTATGAAGCTATCTACCACGGGATCCCTATGGTGGGCATTCCCTTGTTTGCTGATCAACCTGATAACATTGTTCGCATGAAGGCCAAAGGGGCAGCAGTGAGTCTGGACTTGAACACAATGACAAgtacagatttgctcaatgcttTGAAGACTGTCATCAATGACCCATC ctataaagagaacgCTATGAGGTTATCAGCCATTCATCATGATCAGCCTGTTAAGCCCCTGGATCGAGCCGTCTTCTGGATTGAGTTTGTCATGCGCCACAAAGGAGCCAAGCACCTTCGCCCAGCCGCCCTCAGCCTCACCTGGTACCAGTACCACTCTTTGGATGTGATTGGGTTTCTACTGGCTTGTGTGGCAATTGTTAGTTTTCTTGTCCTAAAATGTTGCTTGTTTGGCTATCAAAAGTATtttaagacagaaaagaagaaaaagagggagtAG
- the LOC100670349 gene encoding UDP-glucuronosyltransferase 2B31-like isoform X2: MSMKRISLLLIQLSCCFNCGTCGKVLVWPTDYSHWINMKTILDELIQRGHEVTVLTSSASILIDPNTPSAIKFEVYPTVLTKDDLEILFVEWIRKLTYDLPKDTFWTYFSQIQEIEREYSDCIQRLCKDVVFNKKLMMKLQQSRFDIVLADTLVPCGELLAELLKIPFLYSVRFTYGYTFEKYSGGLLTPPSYVPIILSELQDRMTFLERVKNMIYVLYFDFWFQAFNEKKWDQFYSEVLGKPTTLYETMGKAEIWLIRTYWDFEFPRPFLPHFDFVGGLHCKSANPLPKEIEEFVQSSGKHGVVVFTLGSMVSNVTEERAHTIASALAQIPQKVVWRFDGKKPDNLGPNTRLYKWIPQNDLLGHSKTKAFITHGGTNGIYEAIYHGIPMVGIPLFADQPDNIVRMKAKGAAVSLDLNTMTSTDLLNALKTVINDPSYKENAMRLSAIHHDQPVKPLDRAVFWIEFVMRHKGAKHLRPAALSLTWYQYHSLDVIGFLLACVAIVSFLVLKCCLFGYQKYFKTEKKKKRE; encoded by the exons ATGTCTATGAAACGGATTTCACTTCTGCTAATACAACTGAGTTGTTGCTTTAACTGTGGAACTTGTGGAAAAGTGCTGGTGTGGCCAACAGACTATAGTCATTGGATCAATATGAAGACAATACTGGATGAACTTATTCAGAGGGGTCATGAGGTGACTGTTCTAACATCTTCAGCTTCCATTCTAATTGACCCCAACACACCATCTGCTATTAAATTTGAGGTTTATCCTACTGTTCTGACTAAAGATGATTTGGAGATTCTTTTTGTGGAATGGATCAGGAAATTGACATATGATCTGCCAAAAGACACATTTTGGACATATTTTTCACAAATACAAGAAATTGAGAGGGAATATTCTGATTGCATTCAAAGGCTCTGTAAAGATGTAGTTTTCAACAAGAAACTAATGATGaaattacaacaatcaagattTGATATCGTTTTGGCAGATACCCTTGTTCCTTGTGGTGAGCTACTGGCTGAGCTACTTAAAATACCCTTTTTGTATAGTGTCCGGTTCACATATGGCTATACATTTGAAAAGTATAGTGGAGGACTTTTAACCCCTCCTTCCTATGTACCTATTATTCTGTCAGAATTACAAGATCGAATGACATTCCTGGAGAGGGTAAAAAATATGATATATGTGCTTTATTTTGACTTTTGGTTCCAGGCATTTAACGAGAAGAAGTGGGATCAGTTTTATAGTGAAGTACTAGGTAA ACCCACTACATTATATGAGACAATGGGGAAAGCTGAAATATGGCTCATTCGAACTTATTGGGATTTTGAGTTTCCTCGCCCATTCTTGCCACATTTTGATTTTGTTGGAGGGCTCCACTGCAAATCTGCCAATCCCTTGCCTAAG GAAATAGAAGAGTTTGTCCAGAGCTCTGGAAAACATGGTGTTGTGGTGTTTACTCTTGGGTCAATGGTCAGTAATGTCACAGAAGAAAGAGCCCATACAATTGCATCAGCTCTTGCTCAAATTCCACAAAAG GTGGTGTGGCGATTTGATGGCAAGAAACCAGATAACTTAGGACCCAATACAAGACTCTATAAGTGGATTCCCCAGAATGACCTCCTTG GTCATTCAAAGACCAAAGCTTTTATAACTCATGGTGGAACTAATGGCATCTATGAAGCTATCTACCACGGGATCCCTATGGTGGGCATTCCCTTGTTTGCTGATCAACCTGATAACATTGTTCGCATGAAGGCCAAAGGGGCAGCAGTGAGTCTGGACTTGAACACAATGACAAgtacagatttgctcaatgcttTGAAGACTGTCATCAATGACCCATC ctataaagagaacgCTATGAGGTTATCAGCCATTCATCATGATCAGCCTGTTAAGCCCCTGGATCGAGCCGTCTTCTGGATTGAGTTTGTCATGCGCCACAAAGGAGCCAAGCACCTTCGCCCAGCCGCCCTCAGCCTCACCTGGTACCAGTACCACTCTTTGGATGTGATTGGGTTTCTACTGGCTTGTGTGGCAATTGTTAGTTTTCTTGTCCTAAAATGTTGCTTGTTTGGCTATCAAAAGTATtttaagacagaaaagaagaaaaagagggagtAG
- the LOC100670349 gene encoding UDP-glucuronosyltransferase 2B31-like isoform X5 yields MSMKRISLLLIQLSCCFNCGTCGKVLVWPTDYSHWINMKTILDELIQRGHEVTVLTSSASILIDPNTPSAIKFEVYPTVLTKDDLEILFVEWIRKLTYDLPKDNFWFQAFNEKKWDQFYSEVLGRPTTLYETMGKAEIWLIRTYWDFEFPRPFLPHFDFVGGLHCKSANPLPKEIEEFVQSSGKHGVVVFTLGSMVSNVTEERAHTIASALAQIPQKVVWRFDGKKPDNLGPNTRLYKWIPQNDLLGHSKTKAFITHGGTNGIYEAIYHGIPMVGIPLFADQPDNIVRMKAKGAAVSLDLNTMTSTDLLNALKTVINDPSYKENAMRLSAIHHDQPVKPLDRAVFWIEFVMRHKGAKHLRPAALSLTWYQYHSLDVIGFLLACVAIVSFLVLKCCLFGYQKYFKTEKKKKRE; encoded by the exons ATGTCTATGAAACGGATTTCACTTCTGCTAATACAACTGAGTTGTTGCTTTAACTGTGGAACTTGTGGAAAAGTGCTGGTGTGGCCAACAGACTATAGTCATTGGATCAATATGAAGACAATACTGGATGAACTTATTCAGAGGGGTCATGAGGTGACTGTTCTAACATCTTCAGCTTCCATTCTAATTGACCCCAACACACCATCTGCTATTAAATTTGAGGTTTATCCTACTGTTCTGACTAAAGATGATTTGGAGATTCTTTTTGTGGAATGGATCAGGAAATTGACATATGATCTGCCAAAAGACA ACTTTTGGTTCCAGGCATTTAACGAGAAGAAGTGGGATCAGTTTTATAGTGAAGTACTAG gAAGACCCACTACATTATATGAGACAATGGGGAAAGCTGAAATATGGCTCATTCGAACTTATTGGGATTTTGAGTTTCCTCGCCCATTCTTGCCACATTTTGATTTTGTTGGAGGGCTCCACTGCAAATCTGCCAATCCCTTGCCTAAG GAAATAGAAGAGTTTGTCCAGAGCTCTGGAAAACATGGTGTTGTGGTGTTTACTCTTGGGTCAATGGTCAGTAATGTCACAGAAGAAAGAGCCCATACAATTGCATCAGCTCTTGCTCAAATTCCACAAAAG GTGGTGTGGCGATTTGATGGCAAGAAACCAGATAACTTAGGACCCAATACAAGACTCTATAAGTGGATTCCCCAGAATGACCTCCTTG GTCATTCAAAGACCAAAGCTTTTATAACTCATGGTGGAACTAATGGCATCTATGAAGCTATCTACCACGGGATCCCTATGGTGGGCATTCCCTTGTTTGCTGATCAACCTGATAACATTGTTCGCATGAAGGCCAAAGGGGCAGCAGTGAGTCTGGACTTGAACACAATGACAAgtacagatttgctcaatgcttTGAAGACTGTCATCAATGACCCATC ctataaagagaacgCTATGAGGTTATCAGCCATTCATCATGATCAGCCTGTTAAGCCCCTGGATCGAGCCGTCTTCTGGATTGAGTTTGTCATGCGCCACAAAGGAGCCAAGCACCTTCGCCCAGCCGCCCTCAGCCTCACCTGGTACCAGTACCACTCTTTGGATGTGATTGGGTTTCTACTGGCTTGTGTGGCAATTGTTAGTTTTCTTGTCCTAAAATGTTGCTTGTTTGGCTATCAAAAGTATtttaagacagaaaagaagaaaaagagggagtAG
- the LOC100670349 gene encoding UDP-glucuronosyltransferase 2B31-like isoform X1, with protein sequence MSMKRISLLLIQLSCCFNCGTCGKVLVWPTDYSHWINMKTILDELIQRGHEVTVLTSSASILIDPNTPSAIKFEVYPTVLTKDDLEILFVEWIRKLTYDLPKDTFWTYFSQIQEIEREYSDCIQRLCKDVVFNKKLMMKLQQSRFDIVLADTLVPCGELLAELLKIPFLYSVRFTYGYTFEKYSGGLLTPPSYVPIILSELQDRMTFLERVKNMIYVLYFDFWFQAFNEKKWDQFYSEVLGRPTTLYETMGKAEIWLIRTYWDFEFPRPFLPHFDFVGGLHCKSANPLPKEIEEFVQSSGKHGVVVFTLGSMVSNVTEERAHTIASALAQIPQKVVWRFDGKKPDNLGPNTRLYKWIPQNDLLGHSKTKAFITHGGTNGIYEAIYHGIPMVGIPLFADQPDNIVRMKAKGAAVSLDLNTMTSTDLLNALKTVINDPSYKENAMRLSAIHHDQPVKPLDRAVFWIEFVMRHKGAKHLRPAALSLTWYQYHSLDVIGFLLACVAIVSFLVLKCCLFGYQKYFKTEKKKKRE encoded by the exons ATGTCTATGAAACGGATTTCACTTCTGCTAATACAACTGAGTTGTTGCTTTAACTGTGGAACTTGTGGAAAAGTGCTGGTGTGGCCAACAGACTATAGTCATTGGATCAATATGAAGACAATACTGGATGAACTTATTCAGAGGGGTCATGAGGTGACTGTTCTAACATCTTCAGCTTCCATTCTAATTGACCCCAACACACCATCTGCTATTAAATTTGAGGTTTATCCTACTGTTCTGACTAAAGATGATTTGGAGATTCTTTTTGTGGAATGGATCAGGAAATTGACATATGATCTGCCAAAAGACACATTTTGGACATATTTTTCACAAATACAAGAAATTGAGAGGGAATATTCTGATTGCATTCAAAGGCTCTGTAAAGATGTAGTTTTCAACAAGAAACTAATGATGaaattacaacaatcaagattTGATATCGTTTTGGCAGATACCCTTGTTCCTTGTGGTGAGCTACTGGCTGAGCTACTTAAAATACCCTTTTTGTATAGTGTCCGGTTCACATATGGCTATACATTTGAAAAGTATAGTGGAGGACTTTTAACCCCTCCTTCCTATGTACCTATTATTCTGTCAGAATTACAAGATCGAATGACATTCCTGGAGAGGGTAAAAAATATGATATATGTGCTTTATTTTGACTTTTGGTTCCAGGCATTTAACGAGAAGAAGTGGGATCAGTTTTATAGTGAAGTACTAG gAAGACCCACTACATTATATGAGACAATGGGGAAAGCTGAAATATGGCTCATTCGAACTTATTGGGATTTTGAGTTTCCTCGCCCATTCTTGCCACATTTTGATTTTGTTGGAGGGCTCCACTGCAAATCTGCCAATCCCTTGCCTAAG GAAATAGAAGAGTTTGTCCAGAGCTCTGGAAAACATGGTGTTGTGGTGTTTACTCTTGGGTCAATGGTCAGTAATGTCACAGAAGAAAGAGCCCATACAATTGCATCAGCTCTTGCTCAAATTCCACAAAAG GTGGTGTGGCGATTTGATGGCAAGAAACCAGATAACTTAGGACCCAATACAAGACTCTATAAGTGGATTCCCCAGAATGACCTCCTTG GTCATTCAAAGACCAAAGCTTTTATAACTCATGGTGGAACTAATGGCATCTATGAAGCTATCTACCACGGGATCCCTATGGTGGGCATTCCCTTGTTTGCTGATCAACCTGATAACATTGTTCGCATGAAGGCCAAAGGGGCAGCAGTGAGTCTGGACTTGAACACAATGACAAgtacagatttgctcaatgcttTGAAGACTGTCATCAATGACCCATC ctataaagagaacgCTATGAGGTTATCAGCCATTCATCATGATCAGCCTGTTAAGCCCCTGGATCGAGCCGTCTTCTGGATTGAGTTTGTCATGCGCCACAAAGGAGCCAAGCACCTTCGCCCAGCCGCCCTCAGCCTCACCTGGTACCAGTACCACTCTTTGGATGTGATTGGGTTTCTACTGGCTTGTGTGGCAATTGTTAGTTTTCTTGTCCTAAAATGTTGCTTGTTTGGCTATCAAAAGTATtttaagacagaaaagaagaaaaagagggagtAG
- the LOC100670349 gene encoding UDP-glucuronosyltransferase 2B31-like isoform X3 yields MSMKRISLLLIQLSCCFNCGTCGKVLVWPTDYSHWINMKTILDELIQRGHEVTVLTSSASILIDPNTPSAIKFEVYPTVLTKDDLEILFVEWIRKLTYDLPKDTFWTYFSQIQEIEREYSDCIQRLCKDVVFNKKLMMKLQQSRFDIVLADTLVPCGELLAELLKIPFLYSVRFTYGYTFEKYSGGLLTPPSYVPIILSELQDRMTFLERVKNMIYVLYFDFWFQAFNEKKWDQFYSEVLGRPTTLYETMGKAEIWLIRTYWDFEFPRPFLPHFDFVGGLHCKSANPLPKVVWRFDGKKPDNLGPNTRLYKWIPQNDLLGHSKTKAFITHGGTNGIYEAIYHGIPMVGIPLFADQPDNIVRMKAKGAAVSLDLNTMTSTDLLNALKTVINDPSYKENAMRLSAIHHDQPVKPLDRAVFWIEFVMRHKGAKHLRPAALSLTWYQYHSLDVIGFLLACVAIVSFLVLKCCLFGYQKYFKTEKKKKRE; encoded by the exons ATGTCTATGAAACGGATTTCACTTCTGCTAATACAACTGAGTTGTTGCTTTAACTGTGGAACTTGTGGAAAAGTGCTGGTGTGGCCAACAGACTATAGTCATTGGATCAATATGAAGACAATACTGGATGAACTTATTCAGAGGGGTCATGAGGTGACTGTTCTAACATCTTCAGCTTCCATTCTAATTGACCCCAACACACCATCTGCTATTAAATTTGAGGTTTATCCTACTGTTCTGACTAAAGATGATTTGGAGATTCTTTTTGTGGAATGGATCAGGAAATTGACATATGATCTGCCAAAAGACACATTTTGGACATATTTTTCACAAATACAAGAAATTGAGAGGGAATATTCTGATTGCATTCAAAGGCTCTGTAAAGATGTAGTTTTCAACAAGAAACTAATGATGaaattacaacaatcaagattTGATATCGTTTTGGCAGATACCCTTGTTCCTTGTGGTGAGCTACTGGCTGAGCTACTTAAAATACCCTTTTTGTATAGTGTCCGGTTCACATATGGCTATACATTTGAAAAGTATAGTGGAGGACTTTTAACCCCTCCTTCCTATGTACCTATTATTCTGTCAGAATTACAAGATCGAATGACATTCCTGGAGAGGGTAAAAAATATGATATATGTGCTTTATTTTGACTTTTGGTTCCAGGCATTTAACGAGAAGAAGTGGGATCAGTTTTATAGTGAAGTACTAG gAAGACCCACTACATTATATGAGACAATGGGGAAAGCTGAAATATGGCTCATTCGAACTTATTGGGATTTTGAGTTTCCTCGCCCATTCTTGCCACATTTTGATTTTGTTGGAGGGCTCCACTGCAAATCTGCCAATCCCTTGCCTAAG GTGGTGTGGCGATTTGATGGCAAGAAACCAGATAACTTAGGACCCAATACAAGACTCTATAAGTGGATTCCCCAGAATGACCTCCTTG GTCATTCAAAGACCAAAGCTTTTATAACTCATGGTGGAACTAATGGCATCTATGAAGCTATCTACCACGGGATCCCTATGGTGGGCATTCCCTTGTTTGCTGATCAACCTGATAACATTGTTCGCATGAAGGCCAAAGGGGCAGCAGTGAGTCTGGACTTGAACACAATGACAAgtacagatttgctcaatgcttTGAAGACTGTCATCAATGACCCATC ctataaagagaacgCTATGAGGTTATCAGCCATTCATCATGATCAGCCTGTTAAGCCCCTGGATCGAGCCGTCTTCTGGATTGAGTTTGTCATGCGCCACAAAGGAGCCAAGCACCTTCGCCCAGCCGCCCTCAGCCTCACCTGGTACCAGTACCACTCTTTGGATGTGATTGGGTTTCTACTGGCTTGTGTGGCAATTGTTAGTTTTCTTGTCCTAAAATGTTGCTTGTTTGGCTATCAAAAGTATtttaagacagaaaagaagaaaaagagggagtAG